Genomic window (Streptomyces sp. NBC_01431):
CGAGTACCCGCGGAGTCGAGCTCTCGGGCTCCGGAAGGCGACGGATCAATCGCAGCAGCGTCGACCTGCTCACTCCGGCCGCCAGAGTCTGGGACAGGCGGGCACCGGCCCGGCCGGCCAACATCACCGCCAGACGCTCCAGCACCGTCTGCAGCCCTGCGCTGCGTCGTCCGTGCCTGACGGTCAGCCCGTCGACCTGCTCGGCGAACGTCGCCTGCCTGCACAAACGTTGACCGCAGCGGAACCGTCGCACCCGTAACTCGATCAGGACTGGGCGACCGCCGACCGCACTGTCGGCGAGGCGACGTATGTATTGGCTGTGCACCCGAGACGACAGCGTCCCGCACGAAGGACACACCACCCGCTCCGCGGCCGTCCGGGCCCGCACGGTCACCAACTCGCCCTCGGACACGACGTTTTCGATCACGACACCTTTGACCTGGTGGAACCACAGGTCCTGGAAGAGGACATCAGCCACAGCCGTTCATGATCGCGGTTTCGGTGACCCTCCGTGGTCCCGGCACTGAAAGTGATCCAGAACCTGAAAAATGACCCCCCACTGCGTCAGTTGATGTTGGTCATTCCCCGGTGTTGGCGGCGGGAACCCGTCCGAGGTCGCGGCCGCGCATGCGATAGCTGTCGCCCTTCAGCGAGATCACCTCGGCATGGCGGACGAGGCGGTCGATCACCGCTGCAGCGACGGTGTCATCGCCGAAGACCTCGCCCCAGCGCCCGAAGGGCTTGTTGCTGGTCACGATCACCGAGGCTCGTTCGCAGCGGCCCGAGATGAACTGGAAGAACAGGTTCGCGGCCTCGGGCTCGAAAGGGATGTAACCCACTTCGTCGACCACGATCAGCGGGATCCGTCCCAGCCGGGTCAACTCCTCGTTCAGGCGTCCTGCTTGGGCCGGGAGGATGGGGGACCGACGTGGAGGACTGGGCGGAGATCTGCCGGCTGCACCGATCTGAGCAGATGCCGATCCGGACGATCACGAGGCATCTGGGGATCTCTCGGAACACGGTCCGGCGGGCCCTGGCGGGCAGTGCCCCGCCGAAGTACCAGCGGGAACCGCGGGGTTCGATCGTGGACGCGGTCGAACCGCAGATCCGTGAACTGCTCATCAGCGCATCCTCAGCGCGCTCGTGGACCGGCACCGGCTCCATAATAAGGAAGCCCGAGGGCAGGGCGTCGCCCTTCTGGATGCGGGTGGCCTTTGCAGGGTGCCGGTCACACCGGGCGGAGAGCTCCTTCCCGGTGAGGCGTCCTCACGCTGTCCGGGCACGGACCATGTCCATCTCGTCGAGAGCGAATAGCGAGGCCACTGCCGTCATCGCTTCCTTGCCGTAGGTGGTGAGGATGTGTCCGTCGGGGTTCGTGAGTGGCAGGCGGCTGATCAGGCGGGCGAGCGCGGCACCAGGGGCCAGGACGGTGCCGGGGCGGGGCAGATGGATGACGGCGAGTTCGTCGGCGCTGCAGTCGGTCAGGCAGCAGCCTTCGCCGCGCCAGACCGCCTCGCCTGCCGGGTTGATCGTGTATCGGCCGCTGTGGGGCGCGCGGGCCACCCGGGCCGGAGGCCCGCTGTGGCGCAGGATCAGTTGTACAGCGGCGTCCGCCTCGGACAGTGACTCGCCTGCGGTGCCGTGACCGTGCTGTTCCAGGACGTGCCGCACTTGGGTGGGCAGGACGCCGGCAGCCAGTTCAAGCTCGCCCAGCAGCCATGTGGAGCTCTGCATTCGGCAATTGACCTCCAGGGTGACGACGTCGTCACCCCTGACGACCAGGTCCACGCCGAACGTGCCGCGGTAGCCCATGTCCGCGAGACGTCGGCCGACCCGTTCCACGGCGTGCCGGGCACGCCCTCGGGCGGTGGCCGGCAGCGCACGGGCGGCGCCGAAGTCGCAGCCGGAGTACGAGCCGAACGGGGCCCCGGCTCCCTTGAGATCGGTGAGCTGGACGGAGGCGGGGAGAACGTGGACCGTACCGCCGAAGGTGACCAGGCCGTGTTGGTTGATAGGGACGCCTTTGGCGTACCGGCTCACCAGCCAGGGGCCTCCCTCCGGAATGTCACCGGCCCCGTCCACCTGCTGCCCGTCGTGCACCAGGTAAGTACCGTGGCCGCCCGTACCCCGGGGCTGCTGCACTACGAAGGAGGAGCCGAGTTTCCGGCTCAGCACCGTGAGATCGAGCTCGGCGACCACGGTGTCGTCCGGGGTGGGCAGCCCCAGGGAGCGGAGCCACGGACGCATCAGGGTCTTGTCCACCAGGTACTCCGGCAGCGGCGGCACCGGCGGGGCCACGACGCGCACGCCGGACTTGTCGAGTTCCGCACGCCATTCCGGCCACCACTGCCCGTACGAGGCGAGCCGCATCTCGCGGCCGTGCCAGCGCCGGGACAGGAGGGAATCGGCCCGGGGCAGGAGGTGCCGCATCTCGCGGCGGCCCCCGGCATCGTCACGCAAGCGGGTGAACTCCTCGGCGGAGAAGCACTCGACACCGAAGCGGGCCGCCCAGCCCGCGTCCTCCTGCTGCCCGCTGACGAGAGCCGCGAGGCACCCCGCGCGCAACAGCGGCAGGAGCAGAAACGGCCGGGGAGTGAAGCCCAGCGTGCGGGCATTTCGTAAGACGTCGCGCGCGTCGTTCAGCGAGGTGATCACCAGAGGATTATCCGACCCAGGGGTCCGGCCCGTGCGGCAAAAGAGTGTCCTCGCGGTCGGGTGCTGCGTACCGCTCGAAGGGATGGCGGTACGGAAAGATAGCCCCGAGCCGCTGCAAATGTCTGTTTCTGCACCTGTAACGCCTTGAGTGTTTTCCAACCTCACGTCACGCCCTCAAGACCTGGCAGCCAACCTCGACCTCACCGGTGCGCTGCGCTACCTGGACCGCACCCCCTACGAAGCAGCCCAGGTCCTGGCGCTGCGCGCACTCGTCCTGCACAGGGCGACCTCCACGATCGGCGCCTCCGGGACGTCTTGCCGCGAGAGCAGGTGACCTGCTGTCGTTCCCAGTCGATGGTGAAGTGGGTGAGGTCGTAGGCGTCCGGATCGCGGGCCTGCCAGCCCGAGTCGGGCCGCAGCGGGCCGATCAGCTCGATGCCGTGTTTCCCGGCGGCGTCGAGGATGTTGTTCACGCTGATGTAGGCGGCATCCGCCAGCTCCTGGTGCGGCTGCAACCCCCGCTCGACCAGGTCTTCGTGGCGGCGCGTGACCGTCTCCACATCGGCCAATGACGCCTCGGTGGCTGCCGTGTGGACAATCAGGTGCGGCCGGCCGGCTGTGTACGTCTCCGCGAAAATGAATCTTGCAGCCGAGCCAGCCGACCCCGCGTTTGACGCCATAGCAGGCCTCGGGGTCGTACGGACTGGAGATCTTGACCGCTCCGGGAGGTACGTCCGCTCCCAGGCACGCAGAACATCCCTCGTCACGGTGCGGGCCGAAATACGTAACTCCCCGCCCTCCACACCCACATGTTCCACTCGCACCTTCTTCAGGTGCGGAAAGACAATCCCGAGCAACTCCTCACAGTCCCGACGATGGCACCGTGATGACGGGCTGTCACCTCGTCACGAAGATCTTGCGAGCTCCAGATCGCGGTGCTGCCACGACTACGCGCAATGGCATGCGCAGGGCAAGCGGCGGGTGGGGGTGTCCGGGTCGCGGGGATGCGGGCCGGGGGAGTGAGTGCCGTTGGCATGTGCACCGAAGCCCTCCCGTAACTACCAATAGTAGTATTGGAGTTACTGCGTGTGGTCGGGATGCTGGATGTGTCTTCGCGGTCGGCTGTGTGACCGCCCCCTCCTGGAAAGGGAAACACCCATGCTCCGTGCTGCCCACCTCCGTTCGCGCCGTCTCGCCGTCGCTGTCGCCTGCGCCGCGCTGTCCGCCGGTGCCGCGCTCGCCTTACCGGCGAGCGCCAGCGCCGCGCCGAACGTGACCGTCTCGTGCTCGGCTGCCGGCCAGACCCACTTCAGTCCCGGCGTACAGCTGTGGCCGCGCCCGCAGCACGTCTCCTACCAGGGCCAGGACGGCCCATGCAACGACAACAGCGACATCGGTATCCGCAGTGCGCGGATCACGGCCGACTTCGACGGCGTCACTCTCTCGTGCCTGTCCGGCGGCGGCACGGGCAGCGGCACCGGCACGATCGAGTGGACCACCCTGGACGGCTACCGGCTCCGCAGCGTCGTGAACCTGACGATCGACAAGACCGTGCTCAACGACGCGACCGTGACCGGCTACGTGACCGACGGCCCCCTCAAGGGCCACGGCTTCAGCGGCACCTTCAGCACCAACCTGTTCAGCGGCGCGGGCAAGTGCACCGTCGGCGCCCCGTTCGGCGGTGTGAAGGAAGCCGACTTCACCGGCGAGTACAGCATCAACTGACCTGGAAGCGGGCGCCGGCCCACCCTGGCCGGCGCCTGTGCCAGTCCGGTCGTCCACACCGCCTGCGCCGCCCGAGCCGTGCGGCAGCCAGGTTTCTTGGCGGGCGCCGGCACCCCCCCCGTCTCGGCGCCCGGTGCAGCACAGAGGTTCCGCCGAGTTCGAACTCGGCGGAACCTCTGTGCTGCACCGGCTCAATGCGGCAGTGCGGCCCAGGGCCCCCTGAACGCCGCTTGCCCGGTCTGTCCGGATGGTGTCCGCGATGGACTGACCAGGCGGCGCGATCGGGTGCAGCGTGCCCCGTGACCTGCTGTCCTGCGTGTCCTGTCCGGTGTCCAGGATGGCGCGGACACTGTCCTCGTCGTATTCGATACGGAGGATGTCCAGCTGATCGAAGACGTCGTCCTCGGACGCGCCAGGCGCCGTGTCCAGGACAGCGCGGACCACGGCCCGGACAGTCCCGGTCGCGTGTCCGGCCTTGTCCCGGGCTGGTGTCCGGACCTCGGTCTGTAGCGGGTCGAGGAGGTCGAGACGCACCCCGACCGCGCCGCGAAGCGTCTGCCACGCCCGGCCCGGGAACATGACCCAGCCCAACACCAGGATGTGCGGAAGGCGTTCGGCGACGAGACCGCGCGCGGCACGCTGCTCGTCGCGGACGTCGCGGACGTCGCGCCGGTGCAGCTCGGTGAGCAGCTCGACGCCACCCGACAGCGCGGCCAGGCCCCACGCGGCGGGCCGGCCGCCGATGGCCTGGCCGTGCGACCAGTTGAGGACACCGGACACGGTGACGAACGCGAGGAGTGACAGGCGCGGGAGCCCGGCTGGGGTGTTCCGTTCGATGGCGCGGCGGGCGTAGTCGGCGCAGATGAGGCTGGCGCGCTGAAGCCCCATGCGGCTAGGTGGTTCATGCCCCAGCGGATGAGGAGTCCGCTGATGGACCAGGCGGCGGCGCCGAGCATCATGAGGACGACGACGGCCCATGCGGCGCGGATGGCTCCGCCGAGGCGGCGTGGTGCGGTGGTCACGTTGCAGCTCCAGGAGCAGCGGGGCTGGGCCCCGGGGAAGTAGGGCCCGGCCGGTTGGTGGTGGTCAGCTGCGGCGGTCGGCGATGGCGTGCCAGCGCTGCGCCTTGGCCCGGCATGCGGCGGCCGCACGGGCGGGCGGGATCCACTCGATGCCGTTGCCGGGGTCGTCGCCGTCCTCGTTGGCGATGTAGCACTCGATGAAGGAGGTGACCTCGTCGAACATGTCGGCGCCCGGGGTGTTGTCGACGTACGGCATGTCGATGTCCCCGAAGGCGATCAGGCGTACGGCGCCGTCGGGGACGAGTCCTGTGCTGTTCTCCAGGGTCTCGGCGACCTTGGTGAGGGTGGCCGCGATGTCGGCCGGGTGCTGTCCGGGCATGGTCACCAGTCCGGAGATCGGCCGCATCACCGACTGGGCACAAACCGCCGACACCCTGGTCGATCTGCGAGAGCGGCGGATACGCGGCAAGGCCGTCCTCTTGACCGAAGGAGCACGATGAGCACTACCACCGACTTCGCCGCCGCCCAGTGGACACGCGCCACCGGCACAGGTGTGGACCCTCACGAGTACCGGCGCGTCACCGAGAGCCTCGCCTCCGTCGCCGACTGGGGCCCGTCCTTCCTGCGCATCGGACACGGCTACCTCCAGCGCGCGGAAGACGCGGGATCGTCCCTTTCCGCGGGTGAGTACCTGCTGACGGCGGCCCGGTGGTTCCACCTGGCCACCCTGGCGCACGCGGACGCTTCCCGTGCTGCCGTCGAGGCGGACCACGCGCTGAGCCGGGCACTTACGGTGTTGGAGTCCGGTGCGCGGCGGGTGAGCGGCGAGGGATTCACCGGCTGGCTGCGTGGCCTTGCCGACGCGCCGGGGACCGTGGTCGTCGTCCCCGGCCTGGACTCGGCCAAGGAGGAGTTCCTCGATCTGGTGTCCGCACTACTGGCCAGGGGTCTTGCGGTGTTCGCGATGGACGGCCCCGGGCAGGGCGTGCTCGCGGCCACCACGACCTTCGTGCCGGACTGCGAGCGGGTCGTGGGCCGGGTCATCGACGCCCTCGGCGTCACACGCATCGGACTCGTCGGCCTGAGTCTGGGCGGCTATTTCGCGGCCCGGGCCGCGGCGCTGGAGCCGCGCGTGGCGGCCGTCGCCACCGTCAGTGGTCCCTTCCGTCTCGACTGGGAGGAACTGCCCCCGCCGGTACAAGAGATCATGGCCCAACGCGCGGGGGGGCCTCTATGTCCTTCGTCAAGTGAGGCGGGGTGTTCGGTGTTCGTAGAAGGTGCCGTCGCGGAGTATCGCGAAGAGCACGCTGATGCGGTGCCGGGCGAGGCGGAGAAGGGCTTGTGTGTGGGTCTTTCCTCTGGCCCGGCACTTGTCGTAGTAGGTGCGGGAGGCGGGATCGTGCAGGGCCGCGAACGCGGACAGGAACATGGCTCTCTTGAGCTGCCGGTTGCCTCCTCGTGGTGCGTGTTCGCCGTGGATCGAGGTTCCCGAGGACTTGGTCGTCGGGGCGAGGCCGGCGTAGGAGGCGAGGTGGGCGGCGCTGGGGAAGCTGGTGCCGTCACCGACTGCGAAGAAGATAACGGGGCCGACGCCGCCCACGAGTTCGTACGACACGTTGACCTCGCCGCCCTGGCACCCCGCATCGCAGCCCCGCTGTTGGTCGTGGACGGAGGCCAGGACGTCATCCCCGGCGTGAGGAACGGCGAGCCCCTGGCCCGTCTGGCGCCGCACGGCAGCTACCTGTCCGTCCCGCACGGCGACCACCTCCTCGGTAACGCGCGGCCCGACTGGCTGCCCCACCTCAGCGACCACCTCACGCACACCCTGACGGGAACACCGGCATGAACCGCTTCACCGAGCCCTGGCTCACATCCAGTGGTAACAGACTGTTGCCGACTTCACCTGTTGTGCTGTTCGGACCCTGCAGGCGCTGGGAAGGAGACGGGGCGTCGTGGCGCTTTCACTGTGCCGAGGTCGTCTGTTTTCGCTTTCTTGGGGCGGTTGGTGTTGATGTGCCGTCGCACCGGTGAAGGGGGCTGTGGTTCCCCGGCTGGCATGGCGACTGCGAGAAGTCGAGGTTGTCTTGGGCCCACCCTCTCCGCCTGCGTAGTCCAGAGCTCGCACGAGACGTTCGCCCGGTCTTCACCTGCCGCAGCCTCCCAGGTTGGCATGGACACTCCTACTCTCCTGCTGCATCGCCGTCAATCTCCCCCTCACTTCCGGAGGTATCTATGTCCGGTGAATCCCAACCCCGAGCCCGTACTGCGTTCTTGACCGCTCTGGGCGTGGCCGTTTCGTCGGCCGGGCTCTGGCTCGGCTTCGGCGGCACGTCGCATGCCGCGACGGGGGTTCCGACCCCCGACCATGTGGTGGTCGTGGTCTTCGAGAACCACGCGTACGACCAAGTGGTCGGCAGCTCCAGCGCTCCGTACATCAACTCGCTGGCGTCGGGCGGCGCCAACCTGACGGCCTCGTACGCCGAGACGCACCCGAGTCAGCCGAACTACTACGCGATGTTCTCCGGCTCGACGCAGGGCATTACGGATGACAGCTGTGTCACCCCCGGCTTCTCCTCCGCGCCCAACCTGGCCTCCGAGCTGATCGCGGCCGGCAAGACGTGGGCCAGCTACAACGAATCGCTGCCCGACCAGGGGGCGACCGACTGCCGGAGCGGCGACTACGCGCAGAAGCACAACCCGTGGTTCGGCTTCTCCAATGTGCCCACGGAGTTGGCGTACACGTTCGACCAGTTCCCCAACGACTACAGCACATTGCCGCAGGTGTCGTACGTTGTGCCGAACCTGTGCAGCGACATGCACGACTGCTCGGTGTCCACTGGCGACACCTGGCTGAAGAACAACCTCGGTGCGTACGCGGACTGGGCACAGAGCCACAACAGTCTGCTGGCGATCACCTTCGACGAGGACAACCGGCTCAGTGGCAACAGGATCCCGACGGTGCTCTACGGCCAGCCGGTGACCCCGGGCTCCTCGTCCTCAGCCACGTACAACCACTACAACCTGCTGCGCACGATCGAGGACATGTATGGTGCCTCGCATGCAGGAGAGGCTGCCAACTCCTCTGACATCACCGGGATTTGGGCCTCTTGATTCATGTACGCGA
Coding sequences:
- a CDS encoding ATP-binding protein, translated to MGAAGRSPPSPPRRSPILPAQAGRLNEELTRLGRIPLIVVDEVGYIPFEPEAANLFFQFISGRCERASVIVTSNKPFGRWGEVFGDDTVAAAVIDRLVRHAEVISLKGDSYRMRGRDLGRVPAANTGE
- a CDS encoding ATP-grasp domain-containing protein; the encoded protein is MITSLNDARDVLRNARTLGFTPRPFLLLPLLRAGCLAALVSGQQEDAGWAARFGVECFSAEEFTRLRDDAGGRREMRHLLPRADSLLSRRWHGREMRLASYGQWWPEWRAELDKSGVRVVAPPVPPLPEYLVDKTLMRPWLRSLGLPTPDDTVVAELDLTVLSRKLGSSFVVQQPRGTGGHGTYLVHDGQQVDGAGDIPEGGPWLVSRYAKGVPINQHGLVTFGGTVHVLPASVQLTDLKGAGAPFGSYSGCDFGAARALPATARGRARHAVERVGRRLADMGYRGTFGVDLVVRGDDVVTLEVNCRMQSSTWLLGELELAAGVLPTQVRHVLEQHGHGTAGESLSEADAAVQLILRHSGPPARVARAPHSGRYTINPAGEAVWRGEGCCLTDCSADELAVIHLPRPGTVLAPGAALARLISRLPLTNPDGHILTTYGKEAMTAVASLFALDEMDMVRARTA
- a CDS encoding alkaline phosphatase family protein; this translates as MSGESQPRARTAFLTALGVAVSSAGLWLGFGGTSHAATGVPTPDHVVVVVFENHAYDQVVGSSSAPYINSLASGGANLTASYAETHPSQPNYYAMFSGSTQGITDDSCVTPGFSSAPNLASELIAAGKTWASYNESLPDQGATDCRSGDYAQKHNPWFGFSNVPTELAYTFDQFPNDYSTLPQVSYVVPNLCSDMHDCSVSTGDTWLKNNLGAYADWAQSHNSLLAITFDEDNRLSGNRIPTVLYGQPVTPGSSSSATYNHYNLLRTIEDMYGASHAGEAANSSDITGIWAS